From the Quercus lobata isolate SW786 chromosome 6, ValleyOak3.0 Primary Assembly, whole genome shotgun sequence genome, one window contains:
- the LOC115994204 gene encoding eukaryotic translation initiation factor 3 subunit D-like, producing the protein MMVGGEFEIGEVPFNPDGWGPPDSSNLNLNLPVNVPFAPFSRSDRLGRIADWTRTNYNNPNQNRSKNPSDSVFDFSNDDSFPSSGAADDDSSFRLVDGKPPPKPKFGPKWRFQQQRQLPQRRDEEVEAKKREAEKERARRDRHYHNNRSNANNMMRREPLKSSVDIQPEWNMLDQIPFSTFSKLSFSVPEPEDLLLCGALEFYDRSFDRITPKNERRLERFKNRNFFKVTTTDDPVIRRLANEDKATVFATDTILSTLMCAPRSVYSWDIVVQRVGNKLFFDKRDGSQLDLLSVHETSQEPLPEAKDDINSSYSLGVEAAYINQNFSQQVLIRDGKKVAFEEPNPFANEGEEVASVAYRYRRWKLDNDMYLVARCEVQSVVEINNQRSFLTLNALNEFDSKYSGVDWRQKLETQRGAVLATELKNNANKMAKWTAQALLASADMMKLGYVSRVHPRDHFNHVILAVVGYKPREFASQINLNTSNMWGIVKSIVDLCMKLNEGKYVLVKDPAKPQVRIYEVPADAFENDYVEEPLPEDEQVQPPTEDAEGAEPNATTNDVEEKEVVAQA; encoded by the coding sequence ATGATGGTAGGAGGAGAGTTCGAAATTGGAGAAGTCCCATTCAACCCAGACGGATGGGGCCCTCCTGATTCCTCCAATCTCAACCTTAACCTTCCTGTCAACGTCCCCTTCGCCCCTTTCTCCCGTTCCGATAGGCTTGGCCGTATCGCCGACTGGACTCGCACCAACTACAACAACCCCAACCAGAACCGCTCCAAGAACCCTTCCGATTCCGTCTTCGACTTCTCCAACGACGACTCCTTCCCTTCCTCCGGCGCCGCCGATGACGACTCCTCCTTCCGTCTCGTCGACGGCAAGCCTCCCCCTAAGCCCAAGTTCGGCCCCAAATGGAGGTTCCAGCAACAGCGCCAGCTCCCTCAACGCCGCGACGAGGAAGTTGAAGCCAAAAAGCGTGAGGCCGAGAAAGAACGCGCTCGCCGCGACCGTCACTATCATAATAACCGCTCCAACGCCAACAACATGATGCGCCGAGAGCCTTTGAAATCCTCCGTCGACATCCAACCCGAATGGAACATGCTTGACCAGATCCCCTTCTCCACCTTCTCCAAGCTCTCCTTCTCCGTCCCCGAACCCGAGGACCTCCTCCTCTGCGGTGCACTCGAGTTCTACGATCGATCTTTTGACCGCATCACTCCCAAGAACGAGCGCCGTCTTGAACGCTTCAAAAACCGTAATTTCTTCAAGGTTACCACCACTGATGACCCTGTCATCCGCCGCCTCGCCAACGAGGACAAAGCCACCGTCTTTGCCACTGACACCATCCTCTCTACCCTCATGTGTGCCCCCAGGTCTGTTTACTCCTGGGACATTGTGGTCCAGAGGGTCGGGAACAAGTTGTTCTTCGATAAGCGTGATGGCTCTCAGCTCGATTTGCTTTCTGTCCACGAGACCTCTCAGGAGCCCTTGCCCGAGGCCAAGGACGATATCAATTCCTCCTATTCCCTCGGCGTCGAGGCTGCTTACATCAACCAGAATTTCTCCCAGCAGGTTCTCATTAGGGATGGGAAAAAGGTCGCATTCGAAGAGCCTAACCCCTTCGCCAACGAAGGAGAAGAGGTTGCCTCTGTGGCATATCGCTATAGGCGCTGGAAGCTCGATAACGATATGTACTTGGTGGCTCGGTGTGAGGTACAGAGTGTTGTCGAGATTAACAATCAGAGGTCCTTTTTAACTCTGAATGCACTCAACGAATTCGACTCCAAATACTCGGGTGTCGATTGGAGGCAGAAGCTCGAGACTCAGAGAGGTGCTGTGTTGGCCACTGAGCTAAAGAACAATGCCAATAAGATGGCCAAATGGACGGCTCAGGCTTTGCTAGCTAGCGCTGATATGATGAAACTGGGGTATGTCTCTCGGGTTCATCCTCGTGATCATTTTAACCATGTGATATTGGCAGTTGTCGGGTACAAGCCAAGGGAGTTTGCTTCACAGATTAATTTGAATACTTCGAATATGTGGGGGATTGTGAAGTCCATTGTGGACTTGTGTATGAAGTTGAACGAGGGGAAGTATGTGCTTGTCAAGGACCCAGCCAAACCACAAGTTAGGATCTATGAGGTGCCTGCGGATGCATTTGAGAATGATTACGTGGAGGAACCACTGCCGGAGGATGAGCAGGTTCAGCCGCCCACCGAGGATGCTGAGGGCGCAGAGCCAAATGCCACTACAAATGATGTGGAGGAGAAGGAGGTGGTTGCACAAGCTTGA
- the LOC115950498 gene encoding uncharacterized protein LOC115950498, producing MEVNCEELEKVLVGFDPERFFQIGSELPPQEKSALTAFLRQNNAGSTYQRMMTRMFEQQMGKSVEVYIDDMVVKSKLVPDHIEDLGNVFQILRKYKLRLNATKCSFGVGLGKFLGYMMTHRGIEVNPDQIRVIHSLQPPQNPKEVQKLTAFQQLKEYLAQPPIMSSPDADEVLYAYIAVAPHAVSLVLIREDNGTQRPVYYVSKSLQDAETRYLPLEKAILAIVQAIRKLPYYFQAHTVVVLTQLPLKSILRSADYTSRIAKWGTILGAFDIRYMPRTAVKGQVLADLVAEFAEPILEGKEISVLLGADERVISTVSPHGHAWWKAYIDGAANQRGSGLGLVLHSPEGITIEKSLRLGFSSTNNEAEYEVLLEGMRMIRKMGGKAVDIFSDSRLIVGQVNGDMEAKDERMKEYLVRLKYLQTHFHHFRLTHVPRNGNTHADSLAMLATSSAKPLPRVILVEELIRPLTEKANGIGVHNLRAGPSWMDPIVLYLKHDTLPDDKVEADKIRRKATRFWLSEDSKLYRRLFSGPYLLCVHPEATELTLEELHEGICGSHTGGRSLSHRALTLGY from the exons ATGGAGGTGAACTGTGAGGAGTTGGAGAAAGTACTTGTCGGATTTGACCCTGAGaggttttttcaaattggttCGGAACTACCACCCCAGGAGAAGTCAGCACTGACTGCTTTCCTCCGACAGAAT AATGCCGGGTCAAcctatcagaggatgatgaccaggatgtttgaacagCAGATGGGTAAAAGCGTTGAAGTgtacatagacgacatggtggttaaAAGTAAGTTGGTTCCCGACCATATTGAAGACCTCGGCAACGTTTTTCAAATACTGAGAAAGTATAAACTGCGGCTGAACGCaaccaaatgttcatttggagtgggattaggaaaattcttaggttatATGATGACTCACAGAGGCATTGAGGTTAACCCTGACCAAATAAGAGTCATCCATAGCTTGCAGCCTCCTCAGAATCctaaagaggtccagaagcttacTG CTTTCCAACAGCTAAAGGAATACCTCGCCCAACCACCGATCATGTCCAGTCCCGATGCCGACGAAGTTTTGTATGCCTACATCGCAGTAGCCCCACATGCAGTAAGCTTGGTGCTAATCCGAGAGGACAACGGCACACAGCGACCGGTCTACTACGTTAGCAAATCACTGCAGGATGCAGAAACCCGTTACCTTCCCCTCGAAAAGGCTATCTTGGCCATCGTACAGGCCATACGAAAGCTTCCTTACTACTTTCAAGCACACACTGTTGTAGTGTTAACTCAACTCCCCTTAAAGTCCATCCTGCGCAGCGCCGATTACACAAGCAGAATTGCGAAATGGGGAACAATTTTGGGCGCCTTTGACATtagatacatgcctcgcaccgctGTAAAAGGCCAGGTCCTCGCCGACCTAGTGGCAGAATTTGCGGAGCCCATACTAGAAGGAAAGGAAATATCGGTATTACTAGGGGCTGATGAAAGGGTGATCAGCACAGTTTCTCCGCATGGACACGCTTGGTGGAAAGCATACATTGATGGCGCAGCGAATCAAAGGGGCTCAGGGTTAGGGCTTGTTTTGCACTCACCTGAAGGGATAACCATAGAGAAGTCATTGAGACTCGGATTTTCATCCACGAACAACGAGGCCGAATATGAGGTGCTATTGGAAGGAATGCGGATGATTCGGAAAATGGGGGGGAAAGCCGTGGACATATTCTCGGATTCGAGACTCATTGTGGGACAGGTAAATGGAGACATGGAGGCAAAGGACGAGAGAATGAAAGAGTATCTGGTTCGGCTTAAGTACTTGCAGACCCATTTTCATCACTTCCGCTTGACGCACGTACCCAGAAATGGGAACACCCACGCCGATTCTCTCGCGATGttggctacctcctcggctaaGCCCCTTCCTCGAGTCATTTTGGTAGAAGAGCTCATTCGTCCTTTAACAGAGAAAGCCAATGGGATTGGAGTACATAACCTCAGGGCTGGaccgagctggatggaccctatagtGTTGTACTTGAAGCACGACACCTTACCGGATGACAAGGTTGAGGCTGACAAAATCAGGAGAAAAGCTACCCGATTCTGGTTGTCGGAGGACTCCAAGCTTTACCGACGCTTGTTCTCGGGGCCGTATTTGCTGTGTGTGCACCCAGAGGCTACTGAACTCACCCTGGAAGAGTTACACGAAGGAATTTGCGGAAGTCACACGGGGGGTAGGTCTTTGTCTCACAGAGCCTTAACGCTGGGTTATTAG
- the LOC115950497 gene encoding uncharacterized protein LOC115950497, which translates to MEQSGPTGAQVVHSVFREPLHKILEKEPGHTNDDCRNLKNYLDRLVREGKLRHLLHRPEQSNVETRQDALRPPLGTINVILAAPGRTDFGPFRVMSVGRFPTEPDERESKRATVSATPLIGFTEEDKRGTIQPHEDALVVTLRIGGYDVKRVLVDQGSAVEVMYPDLYRGLNLKQEDLSPYDSPLVSFEGKIVIPRGMIRLPVQTDSDVVEVNFIVVDAYSPYTAIVARPWLHALGAVSSTLNQKVKYPSSGQIKEIIGNQGMARQCMVLAISRRPNSEPSTSTENGL; encoded by the exons ATGGAACAGTCCGGACCTACTGGGGCTCAGGTAGTCCACtctgtgttccgagaaccattGCACAAGATCCTGGAGAAG GAGCCCGGTCACACCAACGACGATTGCAGGAATCTGAAAAACTATTTGGATCGACtcgtccgagaaggaaagttgaGGCATCTATTACACCGCCCCGAACAGTCAAATGTCGAAACCAGACAAGACGCATTGAGGCCACCCCTAggcacgataaatgtcattcttgccGCACCTGGGAGAACCGATTTCGGCCCGTTTAGAGTAATGTCAGTGGGCAGATTCCCGACGGAACCAGACGAAAGGGAATCCAAGAGAGCCACAGTGAGTGCCACGCCATTAATCGGGTTTACGGAAGAGGATAAgcgaggaactattcaaccccaTGAAGATGCCCTAGTTGTGACGCTCAGAATAGGAGGttatgacgtgaaaagggtATTAGTCGATCAAGGCAGCGCCGTGGAGGTAATGTACCCGGACTTGTATAGGGGGCTGAACTTGAAGCAGGAAGACCTGTCGCCATACGATTCCCCCCTGGTTAGCTTTGAAGGAAAGATCGTCATCCCGAGAGGCATGATTAGGTTACCAGTGCAAACAGACTCAGATGTGGTAGAAGTGAACTTCATTGTCGTAGATGCATACTCCCCTTACACAGCTATCGTGGCCCGGCCATGGCTTCATGCACTAGGGGCTGTGTCGTCAACCTTGaaccaaaaagtgaaatatcCGTCAAGTGGTCaaatcaaagagataatagGGAACCAGGGaatggctaggcaatgcatggtgttGGCAATCTCACGACGGCCGAATAGCGAACCTTCCACTTCTACCGAGaacggcttatag